A genomic segment from Malus domestica chromosome 05, GDT2T_hap1 encodes:
- the LOC103442691 gene encoding AT-hook motif nuclear-localized protein 25-like, which yields MSSGGDPDPDDAPTNTIPGASSSAASRPRGRPRGAKSKPKPPIIITQDTPNALTSHIFEVSSGSDIVDSVKTYATRRGRGVCVLSGSGAVTNVNLRQPATAVLPLGSSSPVMAMHGRFEILSLTGTCLPPPAPPEASGLALFLAGGQGQIVGGSVVGPLRASGPVILIVVSFANAACDRLPLEEEE from the coding sequence ATGTCATCAGGCGGCGATCCTGATCCTGATGATGCACCAACCAACACAATTCCAGGCGCGTCATCCTCCGCCGCTAGCCGGCCTCGAGGCCGTCCTCGCGGAGCAAAGAGCAAGCCCAAGCCACCCATCATAATCACACAAGATACTCCAAACGCGCTCACATCTCATATTTTTGAAGTTTCCTCCGGTTCAGACATTGTTGACTCGGTGAAGACCTACGCCACCCGCCGTGGCCGAGGCGTTTGCGTGCTGAGCGGCAGCGGTGCCGTAACTAATGTCAACCTGCGCCAGCCAGCCACAGCAGTACTACCCTTAGGAAGTAGTAGTCCTGTCATGGCGATGCACGGTCGGTTTGAAATTCTATCTCTCACCGGCACGTGCCTGCCTCCGCCGGCCCCACCTGAAGCCAGTGGCTTGGCCTTATTTTTGGCTGGTGGGCAAGGACAGATTGTTGGAGGGAGTGTCGTAGGGCCCTTGAGGGCTTCAGGGCCTGTAATCTTGATTGTGGTTTCTTTTGCTAATGCAGCTTGTGATAGGTTGCCGCTGGAGGAGGAGGAGTAG